In Hermetia illucens chromosome 1, iHerIll2.2.curated.20191125, whole genome shotgun sequence, one genomic interval encodes:
- the LOC119646289 gene encoding uncharacterized protein LOC119646289 isoform X1 — protein MWKFSRIATPSTCRQLMTRLRCQSRSTESEANRELPPLDCGSDRKCEKEDEYFHKKQDELLQRLRENKHEVSQLDEKKECRDTVFNPDQCCSQEFSLKMNNMKEEEYFYNYQLEVVNELRDGTKFEKIEERVMKTTYDDHKT, from the exons ATGTGGAAATTTTCTCGAATTGCAACCCCCAGCACTTGCAGGCAGTTAAT GACTCGTCTCCGGTGTCAGAGCAGATCCACAGAAAGTGAAGCCAATAGGGAGTTGCCTCCTCTTGACTGCGGCTCGGATAGGAAATGCGAAAAGGAGGACGAATATTTCCATAAAAAG CAAGATGAGCTTTTGCAGAGATTACGAGAAAATAAACACGAAGTGAGTCAGTTGGATGAAAAAAAGGAATGCAGAGATACG GTTTTCAATCCTGATCAATGTTGTTCCCAAGAGTTTAGTTTGAAAATGAACAATATGAAAGAAGAGGAATATTTTTATAACTAT CAGTTGGAGGTTGTCAACGAATTGCGAGATGGCACGAAATTCGAGAAAATTGAAGAACGAGTCATGAAAACTACCTATGATGATCACAAAACATAA
- the LOC119646289 gene encoding uncharacterized protein LOC119646289 isoform X2, whose translation MWKFSRIATPSTCRQLMTRLRCQSRSTESEANRELPPLDCGSDRKCEKEDEYFHKKQDELLQRLRENKHEVSQLDEKKECRDTVFNPDQCCSQEFSLKMNNMKEEEYFYNYLEVVNELRDGTKFEKIEERVMKTTYDDHKT comes from the exons ATGTGGAAATTTTCTCGAATTGCAACCCCCAGCACTTGCAGGCAGTTAAT GACTCGTCTCCGGTGTCAGAGCAGATCCACAGAAAGTGAAGCCAATAGGGAGTTGCCTCCTCTTGACTGCGGCTCGGATAGGAAATGCGAAAAGGAGGACGAATATTTCCATAAAAAG CAAGATGAGCTTTTGCAGAGATTACGAGAAAATAAACACGAAGTGAGTCAGTTGGATGAAAAAAAGGAATGCAGAGATACG GTTTTCAATCCTGATCAATGTTGTTCCCAAGAGTTTAGTTTGAAAATGAACAATATGAAAGAAGAGGAATATTTTTATAACTAT TTGGAGGTTGTCAACGAATTGCGAGATGGCACGAAATTCGAGAAAATTGAAGAACGAGTCATGAAAACTACCTATGATGATCACAAAACATAA